One window of Cellulomonas shaoxiangyii genomic DNA carries:
- a CDS encoding glycerophosphoryl diester phosphodiesterase membrane domain-containing protein: protein MRANPAVMFGLAALVVTVAVALQTLVQLYLAGLVAAAIGDALVGADVTGTDVGAISELFSVSLAQSATQPLLLPATSVLTGLLIVSVSRSVLGRHVALREVLRSPRVWWVLGFAVLVLLVELVVVAAWVGLSLLLFAQEQEAAALVVLLLGGLLVLVAFVWVTVRTLLVPPALMLEGKPFWATVARAWRLTRGSFWRLLGTYLLATILVAVVTYLFLVPASLLAGVLVGTTGSTAVTVVVTAVATIVGLTISTSFLAAVVALLYVDVRMRREGLDLELARAASEP, encoded by the coding sequence GTGCGCGCCAACCCGGCGGTCATGTTCGGTCTCGCGGCGCTCGTCGTGACCGTGGCGGTCGCGCTCCAGACGCTCGTGCAGCTCTACCTCGCCGGGCTGGTCGCGGCCGCCATCGGCGACGCGCTCGTCGGTGCGGACGTCACCGGCACCGACGTGGGCGCGATCAGCGAGCTCTTCTCCGTCTCCCTCGCGCAGTCGGCGACGCAGCCCCTCCTGCTGCCGGCGACGAGCGTCCTCACCGGTCTGCTCATCGTGTCCGTGAGCCGGTCGGTGCTGGGACGGCACGTCGCCCTGCGCGAGGTGCTGCGCTCGCCCCGCGTGTGGTGGGTGCTCGGCTTCGCGGTGCTGGTGCTGCTCGTCGAGCTCGTCGTCGTCGCCGCGTGGGTGGGGCTGTCGCTGCTGCTGTTCGCGCAGGAGCAGGAGGCGGCCGCGCTCGTGGTCCTGCTGCTGGGCGGTCTGCTCGTCCTCGTCGCGTTCGTCTGGGTCACCGTCCGCACGCTGCTGGTGCCGCCGGCGCTCATGCTCGAGGGCAAGCCGTTCTGGGCCACCGTCGCGCGGGCGTGGCGCCTGACGCGCGGCAGCTTCTGGCGCCTGCTCGGCACGTACCTGCTGGCCACGATCCTCGTCGCCGTGGTCACGTACCTGTTCCTCGTGCCCGCCTCCCTGCTCGCGGGCGTGCTCGTCGGCACGACGGGGTCCACGGCCGTGACCGTCGTCGTCACCGCCGTCGCGACCATCGTCGGGCTCACCATCTCCACGTCGTTCCTCGCGGCCGTCGTCGCGCTGCTCTACGTCGACGTCCGCATGCGCCGCGAGGGCCTCGACCTCGAGCTGGCGCGCGCCGCGAGCGAGCCGTGA
- the mtrA gene encoding MtrAB system response regulator MtrA, which translates to MITPMRGRVLVVDDDTALAEMIGIVLRSEGFEPVFCEDGDQALGVFRQTQPDLVLLDLMLPGRDGNEVCRLIRAESGVPIVMLTAKSDTVDVVLGLESGADDYISKPFKPKELVARVRARLRRSDEPAPEHLAIGDLTIDVPGHRVDRAGRPISLTPLEFDLLVALARKPWQVFTREVLLEKVWGYRHAADTRLVNVHVQRLRSKIETDPERPEIVVTVRGVGYKAGVQGT; encoded by the coding sequence ATGATCACGCCCATGAGGGGACGCGTGCTGGTGGTCGACGACGACACAGCCCTGGCGGAGATGATCGGCATCGTGCTGCGCTCGGAGGGCTTCGAGCCGGTGTTCTGCGAGGACGGCGACCAGGCGCTCGGCGTGTTCCGCCAGACGCAGCCGGACCTGGTCCTGCTCGACCTCATGCTCCCCGGGCGGGACGGCAACGAGGTGTGCCGGCTCATCCGGGCCGAGTCCGGCGTGCCGATCGTCATGCTCACCGCGAAGAGCGACACCGTCGACGTCGTGCTCGGCCTCGAGTCGGGTGCCGACGACTACATCTCCAAGCCGTTCAAGCCCAAGGAGCTCGTGGCCCGCGTCCGGGCGCGCCTGCGCCGCAGCGACGAGCCGGCACCGGAGCACCTGGCGATCGGCGACCTCACCATCGACGTCCCGGGGCACCGCGTGGACCGCGCCGGCCGGCCGATCTCCCTGACCCCGCTCGAGTTCGACCTCCTCGTCGCGCTCGCGCGCAAGCCGTGGCAGGTGTTCACGCGCGAGGTGCTCCTGGAGAAGGTCTGGGGCTACCGCCACGCCGCCGACACCCGGCTCGTCAACGTCCACGTGCAGCGGCTGCGGTCCAAGATCGAGACGGACCCCGAGCGTCCCGAGATCGTCGTGACCGTGCGTGGCGTCGGCTACAAGGCGGGCGTGCAGGGGACGTGA
- the mtrB gene encoding MtrAB system histidine kinase MtrB, protein MSAWRRLGRVRAARRVRTVARWWRSSLQVRVLTSTLAIGLVALALLGVYVGARISSGLFDARRDQVLEEGARSTQQAQDVFSSATATTRADVQQLLRDVTLAQRSGGSGEREVFLLRAPGQQSTVEVGATATDRSLVDLVSRELKAATAGGGQQWQSVTVPSADGRAQPGIVVGQDVTVPVVGTYQMFFLYSLEAEQERLDFLLRTLALAAAALVVLLGAMTWLVTRRTVHPVQQAAQVAERLADGHLSERMTVRGGDEMARLARSFNEMAEGLQDQIRRMEELSTLQRRFVSDVSHELRTPLTTIRMAGEVIHASRGDFDPAVKRSAELLQTQLDRFEDLLADLLEISRFDAGAAVLDAERRDVRDVVLQAVEHTTALAQRRGSWLSVRLTEEPATADIDPRRVERVLRNLLVNAVEHADGSDVEVVLAVDSQAVAVTVRDHGVGMTEQEAAHVFDRFWRADPARARTTGGTGLGLAISLEDAHLHGGRLEVWGRPGRGASFRLTLPRRAGIRLTGSPLPLVPDEAPGPAGAAPLSRTDPAALPELLAMTGEIAVVADLRDPARADVLGETGRARAAAGGGA, encoded by the coding sequence GTGAGCGCCTGGCGGCGGCTCGGCCGCGTCCGCGCCGCGCGGCGCGTGCGCACGGTGGCGCGCTGGTGGCGCTCGTCGCTGCAGGTGCGCGTCCTGACGTCGACGCTCGCGATCGGGCTCGTCGCGCTGGCGCTGCTCGGCGTGTACGTCGGCGCGCGCATCAGCTCGGGCCTGTTCGACGCCCGTCGCGACCAGGTCCTCGAGGAGGGCGCGCGCAGCACGCAGCAGGCGCAGGACGTGTTCTCGTCCGCGACGGCGACCACGCGCGCCGACGTCCAGCAGCTGCTGCGCGACGTGACGCTCGCGCAGCGCAGCGGCGGGTCGGGCGAGCGCGAGGTGTTCCTGCTGCGCGCGCCGGGGCAGCAGTCGACGGTCGAGGTGGGCGCGACCGCCACGGACCGCTCCCTCGTGGACCTCGTCAGCCGCGAGCTCAAGGCGGCCACGGCCGGCGGCGGGCAGCAGTGGCAGTCGGTGACGGTGCCGAGCGCGGACGGCCGCGCGCAGCCGGGGATCGTCGTCGGGCAGGACGTGACGGTCCCGGTCGTCGGCACGTACCAGATGTTCTTCCTCTACAGCCTCGAGGCCGAGCAGGAGCGCCTCGACTTCCTGCTGCGCACGCTCGCCCTCGCCGCGGCGGCGCTCGTCGTGCTGCTCGGCGCGATGACCTGGCTCGTCACGCGCCGCACGGTGCACCCCGTGCAGCAGGCCGCGCAGGTCGCGGAGCGGCTCGCCGACGGGCACCTGTCGGAGCGCATGACCGTCCGCGGCGGCGACGAGATGGCGCGGCTCGCGCGCTCGTTCAACGAGATGGCGGAGGGCCTGCAGGACCAGATCCGTCGCATGGAGGAGCTCTCGACCTTGCAGCGCCGGTTCGTCTCCGACGTGTCGCACGAGCTGCGGACGCCGCTGACGACGATCCGGATGGCCGGCGAGGTCATCCACGCCTCCCGGGGCGACTTCGACCCGGCGGTCAAGCGGTCCGCGGAGCTGCTGCAGACCCAGCTCGACCGCTTCGAGGACCTGCTCGCCGACCTGCTGGAGATCAGCCGCTTCGACGCGGGTGCCGCCGTGCTCGACGCCGAGCGCCGCGACGTGCGCGACGTGGTGCTGCAGGCGGTCGAGCACACCACCGCGCTCGCCCAGCGGCGCGGCTCGTGGCTCAGCGTGCGGCTGACCGAGGAGCCGGCGACCGCCGACATCGACCCGCGGCGGGTCGAGCGCGTGCTGCGCAACCTGCTCGTGAACGCGGTCGAGCACGCGGACGGCAGCGACGTGGAGGTCGTCCTCGCGGTCGACTCCCAGGCGGTCGCGGTGACCGTGCGGGACCACGGCGTCGGCATGACGGAGCAGGAGGCGGCGCACGTGTTCGACCGGTTCTGGCGCGCCGACCCGGCGCGCGCCCGCACCACGGGCGGCACCGGCCTGGGCCTGGCGATCTCGCTCGAGGACGCCCACCTGCACGGTGGCCGGCTGGAGGTGTGGGGGCGCCCCGGACGCGGTGCGTCCTTCCGCCTGACCCTTCCGCGCCGCGCCGGCATCCGCCTCACGGGCTCCCCGCTGCCGCTCGTGCCGGACGAGGCCCCGGGGCCGGCCGGTGCCGCCCCGCTGTCCCGGACCGACCCCGCGGCGCTGCCGGAGCTGCTCGCCATGACCGGGGAGATCGCGGTCGTCGCGGACCTGCGCGACCCCGCCCGCGCGGACGTGCTCGGCGAGACCGGGCGCGCCCGCGCGGCAGCCGGCGGCGGCGCGTGA
- a CDS encoding LpqB family beta-propeller domain-containing protein, with protein MSAPRRVRAGLVAAACAAALAGCVALPTSGPVVAGDGQVNEPEGIVVLAQGPQADAGPADIVEGFLLAGAAEVTGDFVVAREFLAGDARSEWDPTAGATVARSVEFEATSETQVTVELDVVGKVDDGGRFAETSAAARESARFELVQDGDGDWRITHAPDGVIITPATMDQQYRAVTLWFLTPDADMLVPEVRWFPQRDRNLPTAVVKALLAGPSPWLRDAVSSAVPAGVELKPEAVLVEGGVAEVSLQPVGVVQEADRGLLLAQLEESLRPLGIASVQVRAGGVVLDGGAADVPTATGGELEVLAGGRVVSLTGSEPAPVDDVAAVEGAAPQGLARGRGDLRVALADPGTLVTVPAAGQPGEVLAAGAALAAPSVDRHGWVWTARTSTAGPLVATRPGAAPVDVTGDWLAGRTVDALRVSADGTRIAVVSSGPDGVSLDVAGVVRDESAAPLRLGAPVRAGARLAPTGAVVWVDDVTLAVLAEDEAGTVPHLVPVSGRSTPLPVVAGAAALAAGRGERTLHVVTADGELLRYDGRTWVTVPGATDVSGAAFPG; from the coding sequence GTGAGCGCGCCCCGCCGCGTGCGGGCCGGGCTCGTCGCCGCGGCGTGCGCGGCCGCGCTCGCGGGGTGCGTCGCGCTCCCCACGTCCGGCCCCGTGGTGGCCGGGGACGGCCAGGTGAACGAGCCCGAGGGCATCGTCGTGCTCGCGCAGGGCCCCCAGGCCGACGCCGGCCCCGCCGACATCGTCGAGGGGTTCCTGCTCGCGGGCGCGGCCGAGGTCACCGGCGACTTCGTCGTGGCCCGGGAGTTCCTGGCCGGTGACGCGCGCTCCGAGTGGGACCCGACGGCGGGTGCGACGGTCGCCCGGTCGGTCGAGTTCGAGGCGACGAGCGAGACCCAGGTCACGGTGGAGCTCGACGTCGTGGGCAAGGTCGACGACGGCGGCCGGTTCGCCGAGACGTCGGCGGCCGCGCGCGAGTCCGCGCGGTTCGAGCTCGTGCAGGACGGCGACGGCGACTGGCGCATCACGCACGCGCCCGACGGCGTCATCATCACGCCCGCCACCATGGACCAGCAGTACCGCGCGGTGACGCTCTGGTTCCTCACGCCGGACGCCGACATGCTCGTCCCCGAGGTCCGCTGGTTCCCGCAGCGCGACCGGAACCTGCCCACGGCCGTGGTCAAGGCCCTGCTCGCCGGCCCGTCCCCGTGGCTGCGTGACGCCGTGTCGAGCGCGGTGCCCGCCGGCGTCGAGCTCAAGCCGGAGGCCGTGCTCGTCGAGGGCGGCGTGGCGGAGGTCTCCCTGCAGCCGGTCGGCGTGGTGCAGGAGGCCGACCGCGGGCTCCTGCTCGCCCAGCTCGAGGAGTCCTTGCGTCCGCTGGGGATCGCGTCCGTGCAGGTCCGCGCCGGCGGCGTGGTGCTGGACGGCGGTGCGGCCGACGTGCCCACGGCCACCGGCGGCGAGCTCGAGGTGCTGGCGGGCGGCCGCGTCGTCTCGCTCACCGGTTCCGAGCCGGCACCCGTGGACGACGTGGCGGCCGTCGAGGGCGCCGCGCCGCAGGGGCTGGCGCGCGGACGCGGCGACCTGAGGGTGGCGCTCGCGGACCCGGGCACGCTCGTCACCGTGCCCGCCGCCGGGCAGCCGGGCGAGGTGCTCGCGGCGGGCGCGGCTCTCGCGGCGCCGTCGGTGGACCGGCACGGCTGGGTGTGGACGGCGCGCACCTCGACCGCGGGCCCGCTCGTCGCGACACGCCCCGGCGCCGCGCCGGTCGACGTGACGGGCGACTGGCTCGCCGGCCGGACCGTCGACGCGCTGCGCGTCTCGGCGGACGGCACGCGCATCGCGGTGGTCTCCAGCGGTCCCGACGGGGTGAGCCTCGACGTCGCGGGTGTCGTGCGGGACGAGTCCGCCGCACCGCTGCGGCTCGGCGCACCGGTCCGCGCCGGTGCGCGTCTCGCCCCGACCGGGGCGGTCGTGTGGGTCGACGACGTGACGCTCGCGGTGCTGGCGGAGGACGAGGCGGGGACGGTCCCGCACCTGGTGCCCGTCTCGGGGCGGAGCACGCCGCTGCCGGTCGTCGCCGGCGCGGCCGCGCTCGCGGCCGGGCGCGGCGAGCGGACCCTGCACGTCGTCACCGCCGACGGTGAGCTGCTGCGCTACGACGGGCGCACGTGGGTGACGGTGCCGGGCGCGACGGACGTGTCGGGCGCGGCCTTCCCCGGCTGA
- a CDS encoding ComF family protein produces MTDHRTTPSRSALRTARAALRDLLGLVVPVACAGCGREDVPWCPVCAGLLAGPARRCEQDAPRLDLVDRTLVPVWAVAPYAGPVRAAVGAWKDGGRADLDAAFAAAVAAAGRQVAHAGLPRPPGGEAVLVVPVPSTAAARRRRGRAPVGALAAGVAAGLRSGGRSATARPALARRGGADLAGLGARDRVRAVAGRVHVRAHHDVRGVVVVLVDDVLTTGATLAACVRTLRDAGADVAGCCVLAATPSPSARSPAGTATPVGVPAADGARRSR; encoded by the coding sequence ATGACCGACCACCGCACGACCCCGTCGAGGAGTGCCCTGCGCACCGCCCGTGCCGCGCTCCGCGACCTGCTCGGGCTCGTCGTGCCCGTCGCGTGCGCCGGGTGCGGCCGCGAGGACGTGCCGTGGTGCCCGGTGTGCGCCGGGCTCCTCGCCGGACCGGCCCGGCGGTGCGAGCAGGACGCGCCGCGGCTCGACCTGGTCGACCGCACCCTCGTCCCGGTGTGGGCGGTGGCACCGTACGCCGGACCGGTCCGGGCGGCGGTCGGTGCGTGGAAGGACGGCGGGCGGGCGGACCTCGACGCGGCGTTCGCCGCCGCGGTCGCCGCAGCCGGCCGGCAGGTCGCGCACGCGGGGCTGCCGCGGCCGCCCGGCGGGGAGGCGGTGCTCGTCGTCCCCGTGCCGTCGACCGCGGCCGCGCGCCGACGGCGCGGCCGGGCGCCGGTCGGCGCGCTCGCGGCCGGTGTGGCGGCGGGCCTGCGCTCGGGCGGCCGGTCCGCGACCGCGCGGCCCGCGCTGGCCCGCCGCGGTGGTGCGGACCTCGCCGGTCTCGGCGCGCGCGACCGGGTGCGCGCCGTCGCCGGGCGGGTGCACGTCCGCGCCCACCACGACGTGCGAGGCGTGGTCGTGGTCCTCGTCGACGACGTCCTGACGACCGGCGCGACCCTCGCGGCGTGCGTGCGCACCCTGCGCGACGCGGGTGCCGACGTGGCCGGCTGCTGCGTGCTCGCGGCGACACCGTCGCCCTCCGCTCGCTCGCCCGCCGGCACCGCGACGCCGGTGGGTGTGCCGGCCGCCGACGGCGCGCGCCGGTCGCGTTGA
- the hpf gene encoding ribosome hibernation-promoting factor, HPF/YfiA family: MEIVVAGRHTEVTPRYRAHLENKLAKIEQLAPRAQRVDVIVSHEPNPRQSDSSERVEITVVDKGPVIRAEACSDDAYAALDLALGRLIERLRRARDRRKAHRNHGQAAPGDAMPLEPEDLPDEPAPAPQRDEDGVLETTLGDSPVVIREKVHHAQPMTLDDALYEMEMVGHDFYLFVDAETAQPAVAYRRRGWSYGVIKLDAPVRDVGPAADQVAG; this comes from the coding sequence ATGGAGATCGTGGTCGCAGGCCGGCACACCGAGGTGACCCCGCGGTATCGCGCGCACCTCGAGAACAAGCTCGCCAAGATCGAGCAGCTGGCCCCGCGTGCCCAGCGTGTCGACGTCATCGTGTCGCACGAGCCGAACCCGAGGCAGTCGGACAGCAGCGAGAGGGTGGAGATCACCGTCGTGGACAAGGGTCCGGTGATCCGCGCCGAGGCCTGCTCCGACGACGCGTACGCCGCGCTCGACCTCGCGCTGGGCAGGCTGATCGAGCGGCTGCGGCGCGCGCGCGACCGGCGCAAGGCGCACCGCAACCACGGTCAGGCCGCCCCGGGCGACGCCATGCCGCTCGAGCCGGAGGACCTGCCGGACGAGCCCGCGCCCGCGCCGCAGCGCGACGAGGACGGCGTGCTCGAGACGACCCTGGGCGACTCGCCCGTCGTCATCCGCGAGAAGGTCCACCACGCGCAGCCCATGACGCTGGACGACGCCCTCTACGAGATGGAGATGGTCGGTCACGACTTCTACCTCTTCGTCGACGCCGAGACGGCGCAGCCGGCGGTCGCCTACCGTCGGCGCGGCTGGAGCTACGGCGTGATCAAGCTCGACGCGCCCGTCCGTGACGTGGGTCCCGCCGCGGACCAGGTCGCCGGCTGA
- a CDS encoding winged helix-turn-helix domain-containing protein — MNVVPTGAEVRRTPARPSAGLLAAARPAPRETLTVAQVRRAALRASGLDRPRPGRTGPVGTRGLQAVVDRLGLLQIDSVNVLARAHLVPVYARVGPWDPTALDRAAGAAPRRLVETWAHEASFVPPTTFRDLAFKHDRLRDLALRRGVHIHGVPIDRSAEVAEVRALVDAHGPVTAREAHALLGSRHARPTDHWGWNWTVAKRALEYLFDVGELTSAGRNAQFERRYDRADRVLPPAVVALPRADEAESARRLVATAARAHGVATVRTLADHWRIRVDRAQRAVDELVEEGVLVPVQVLGWRGPAYRHRDSTVPRRVAGSALLSPFDPLVWERSRTEALFGLRYRIEIYVPAERRVWGYYVLPFLLGDRLEALVDLKADRAAGVLRVAAAHRAPGGPVGGDLRDDVVVARALAAELRTVARWLGLGDVLADGAAGGLAVALGPALREVADPGA; from the coding sequence ATGAACGTTGTGCCCACCGGTGCCGAGGTCCGTCGCACCCCCGCCCGTCCGTCCGCGGGCCTCCTCGCCGCCGCGCGCCCCGCGCCGCGCGAGACGCTCACCGTCGCGCAGGTACGCCGCGCCGCGCTGCGCGCCTCCGGGCTCGACCGGCCGCGCCCGGGGCGCACCGGGCCCGTCGGCACGCGCGGCCTCCAGGCGGTCGTGGACCGGCTCGGGCTGCTGCAGATCGACTCGGTCAACGTGCTGGCCCGCGCGCACCTCGTGCCGGTGTACGCCCGGGTCGGCCCGTGGGACCCGACCGCCCTCGACCGGGCGGCCGGCGCGGCGCCGCGCCGGCTCGTCGAGACCTGGGCCCACGAGGCGTCGTTCGTGCCGCCCACGACCTTCCGCGACCTCGCCTTCAAGCACGACCGGTTGCGCGACCTGGCGCTGCGTCGGGGCGTGCACATCCACGGCGTCCCCATCGACCGGTCGGCCGAGGTCGCGGAGGTGCGGGCGCTCGTCGACGCGCACGGCCCCGTGACGGCGCGCGAGGCGCACGCGCTCCTGGGGTCCCGGCACGCGCGGCCGACGGACCACTGGGGGTGGAACTGGACGGTCGCGAAGCGCGCTCTCGAGTACCTCTTCGACGTCGGCGAGCTCACGTCGGCCGGTCGCAACGCGCAGTTCGAGCGCCGCTACGACCGTGCGGACCGCGTGCTGCCACCGGCCGTCGTGGCCCTGCCGCGGGCGGACGAGGCGGAGTCGGCCCGCCGGCTCGTGGCGACGGCGGCCCGCGCCCACGGCGTGGCGACCGTCCGCACGCTCGCCGACCACTGGCGGATCCGCGTCGACCGGGCGCAGCGGGCGGTCGACGAGCTCGTCGAGGAGGGCGTCCTGGTGCCCGTGCAGGTCCTGGGGTGGCGTGGGCCCGCGTACCGGCACCGCGACTCGACCGTGCCGCGGCGGGTGGCGGGCAGCGCCCTGCTCAGCCCGTTCGACCCGCTCGTGTGGGAGCGGTCGCGCACGGAGGCCCTGTTCGGCCTGCGCTACCGCATCGAGATCTACGTGCCCGCCGAGCGCCGCGTGTGGGGGTACTACGTGCTCCCGTTCCTGCTCGGCGACCGCCTCGAGGCGCTCGTCGACCTCAAGGCGGACCGCGCCGCGGGCGTGCTGCGGGTCGCGGCCGCCCACCGCGCCCCCGGCGGCCCGGTCGGGGGCGACCTGCGCGACGACGTCGTCGTCGCGCGCGCCCTCGCGGCCGAGCTGCGGACCGTCGCGCGCTGGCTCGGCCTGGGCGACGTGCTGGCGGACGGTGCCGCCGGCGGGCTCGCCGTCGCGCTCGGGCCCGCGCTGCGGGAGGTGGCCGACCCCGGCGCCTGA
- the secA gene encoding preprotein translocase subunit SecA translates to MTAILEKVLRLGEGRVLKKLSGIAAQVNALEDSFTSLSDAELREETDRFKARLAEGETVDDLLPEAFAAVREASRRTLGLRHFDVQLMGGAALHLGNIAEMKTGEGKTLVATAPAYLNALEGKGVHVVTVNDYLAGYQAELMGRVYRFLGLTTGTILANMTPAQRREQYAADITYGTNNEFGFDYLRDNMAWSVDELVQRGHHFAIVDEVDSILIDEARTPLIISGPASGDTNRWYAEFAKVVRRLQPERDYEVDEKKRTVGVLEPGIERVEDYLGIDNLYESLNTPLIGFLNNAIKAKELFKRDKDYVVMNGEVLIVDEHTGRILPGRRYNEGMHQAIEAKEGVAIKAENQTLATITLQNYFRLYEKLGGMTGTAETEAAEFQGTYKLGVVPIPTNQPMIRLDQKDLVYKAEEGKFDAVVADIVERHAKGQPVLVGTTSVEKSELLSSKLKKQGVPHEVLNAKQHAREAAIVAQAGRKGAVTVATNMAGRGTDIMLGGNAEFMAVAALAERGLDPAENAEEYEAAWPDALAAAKAAVAAEHEEVTDLGGLYVLGTERHESRRIDNQLRGRSGRQGDPGESRFYLSMQDDLMRLFNAGLAESMMTRAGFPEDMPLESKIVTRGIQSAQSQVEARNFEIRKNVLKYDDVMSRQREVIYEQRRRVLEGEDLREQLAHFRTDVLTDYIASATAEGRPEDWDLDALWTALKGVYPVSITPEEVVEAAGGETRLSSELLTREVLSDAEHAYAEREEQLGVDNMRQLERRVVLSVLDRKWREHLYEMDYLKEGIGLRAMAQRDPLVEYQREGFQLFNAMTDAIKEESVAYLFNLEVQVAPAGAATDAAGQPGGPVVSVESAAAAAGSAGAAAAARRPEAVAEAPQEGRLVAKGLDGPAERTPLQYTAPSVDGDGSVVTRGDGNGAPAGQRSGGSGGDGANRADRRKAAKRKR, encoded by the coding sequence GTGACGGCGATCCTCGAGAAGGTCCTCCGACTGGGCGAGGGTCGGGTCCTCAAGAAGCTCTCCGGCATCGCTGCGCAGGTCAACGCCCTCGAGGACAGCTTCACGTCCCTGTCCGACGCAGAGCTCCGCGAGGAGACGGACCGGTTCAAGGCCCGGCTCGCCGAGGGCGAGACCGTGGACGACCTCCTGCCGGAGGCGTTCGCCGCCGTCCGTGAGGCGTCGCGGCGCACGCTGGGGCTGCGCCACTTCGACGTCCAGCTGATGGGCGGCGCCGCGCTGCACCTGGGCAACATCGCCGAGATGAAGACCGGTGAGGGCAAGACCCTGGTCGCCACGGCACCCGCCTACCTCAACGCCCTCGAGGGCAAGGGCGTCCACGTCGTCACCGTGAACGACTACCTCGCGGGCTACCAGGCGGAGCTCATGGGCCGCGTCTACCGCTTCCTCGGCCTCACGACGGGCACGATCCTCGCGAACATGACGCCGGCGCAGCGCCGCGAGCAGTACGCCGCGGACATCACGTACGGCACGAACAACGAGTTCGGCTTCGACTACCTGCGCGACAACATGGCGTGGAGCGTCGACGAGCTCGTCCAGCGTGGCCACCACTTCGCGATCGTCGACGAGGTCGACTCGATCCTCATCGACGAGGCGCGCACGCCGCTGATCATCTCGGGCCCCGCGTCGGGGGACACCAACCGCTGGTACGCGGAGTTCGCCAAGGTCGTGCGCCGCCTGCAGCCGGAGCGCGACTACGAGGTCGACGAGAAGAAGCGCACCGTCGGCGTGCTCGAGCCGGGCATCGAGCGGGTCGAGGACTACCTCGGCATCGACAACCTCTACGAGTCGCTCAACACCCCGCTGATCGGCTTCCTCAACAACGCGATCAAGGCCAAGGAGCTGTTCAAGCGCGACAAGGACTACGTCGTGATGAACGGCGAGGTCCTCATCGTCGACGAGCACACCGGCCGCATCCTGCCCGGCCGTCGCTACAACGAGGGCATGCACCAGGCCATCGAGGCGAAGGAGGGCGTGGCGATCAAGGCGGAGAACCAGACCCTCGCCACGATCACCCTGCAGAACTACTTCCGCCTGTACGAGAAGCTCGGCGGCATGACCGGTACGGCCGAGACGGAGGCCGCCGAGTTCCAGGGCACGTACAAGCTCGGCGTCGTGCCGATCCCGACGAACCAGCCGATGATCCGCCTCGACCAGAAGGACCTCGTCTACAAGGCCGAGGAGGGCAAGTTCGACGCCGTGGTGGCCGACATCGTCGAGCGCCACGCCAAGGGCCAGCCCGTCCTCGTCGGCACCACGAGCGTCGAGAAGTCCGAGCTGCTGTCCTCGAAGCTGAAGAAGCAGGGCGTCCCGCACGAGGTCCTCAACGCCAAGCAGCACGCGCGTGAGGCCGCGATCGTCGCGCAGGCGGGTCGCAAGGGCGCGGTCACGGTCGCCACCAACATGGCGGGGCGCGGCACGGACATCATGCTCGGCGGCAACGCCGAGTTCATGGCGGTCGCCGCCCTCGCCGAGCGCGGCCTGGACCCGGCGGAGAACGCGGAGGAGTACGAGGCCGCGTGGCCCGACGCCCTCGCCGCGGCGAAGGCAGCCGTGGCGGCGGAGCACGAGGAGGTCACCGACCTCGGCGGCCTGTACGTGCTCGGCACCGAGCGGCACGAGTCGCGGCGGATCGACAACCAGCTGCGCGGCCGCTCCGGCCGGCAGGGGGACCCCGGCGAGTCGCGGTTCTACCTGTCGATGCAGGACGACCTCATGCGCCTGTTCAACGCCGGCCTCGCGGAGTCGATGATGACCCGCGCCGGCTTCCCCGAGGACATGCCGCTGGAGTCGAAGATCGTCACGCGCGGCATCCAGTCCGCGCAGTCGCAGGTCGAGGCCCGCAACTTCGAGATCCGCAAGAACGTCCTGAAGTACGACGACGTCATGTCGCGCCAGCGCGAGGTGATCTACGAGCAGCGGCGGCGCGTCCTCGAGGGTGAGGACCTGCGGGAGCAGCTCGCCCACTTCCGCACGGACGTGCTGACCGACTACATCGCGTCGGCGACCGCCGAGGGGCGCCCGGAGGACTGGGACCTCGACGCCCTGTGGACGGCGCTCAAGGGCGTCTACCCGGTCTCGATCACGCCGGAGGAGGTCGTGGAGGCCGCGGGCGGCGAGACCCGCCTGTCGAGCGAGCTGCTCACCCGCGAGGTCCTCTCGGACGCCGAGCACGCCTACGCCGAGCGCGAGGAGCAGCTCGGCGTGGACAACATGCGCCAGCTCGAGCGGCGCGTCGTCCTCTCGGTCCTCGACCGCAAGTGGCGCGAGCACCTGTACGAGATGGACTACCTCAAGGAGGGCATCGGCCTGCGCGCGATGGCGCAGCGCGACCCCCTGGTGGAGTACCAGCGCGAGGGCTTCCAGCTCTTCAACGCGATGACCGACGCCATCAAGGAGGAGTCGGTCGCGTACCTGTTCAACCTCGAGGTGCAGGTGGCCCCGGCCGGGGCGGCGACCGATGCCGCCGGTCAGCCGGGCGGCCCGGTCGTGAGCGTCGAGTCCGCGGCGGCCGCCGCCGGCAGCGCGGGTGCGGCGGCAGCGGCGCGCCGGCCCGAGGCGGTCGCCGAGGCCCCGCAGGAGGGTCGCCTCGTCGCCAAGGGCCTGGACGGCCCGGCGGAGCGCACCCCCCTGCAGTACACGGCGCCGTCGGTGGACGGCGACGGATCCGTGGTGACGCGCGGTGACGGCAACGGCGCCCCCGCCGGGCAGCGCTCCGGTGGCTCCGGCGGCGACGGCGCGAACCGTGCCGATCGGCGCAAGGCCGCCAAGCGCAAGCGCTGA